Proteins from one Flammeovirgaceae bacterium genomic window:
- a CDS encoding ATP phosphoribosyltransferase, giving the protein MNTNIRIAIQKSGRLQEGSIALLKESGLTLSNGHGQLKAQALNFPLEVLFLRDDDIPQYIEDKVVDAGIVGENIFMEKNKKAKLLKRLDFAKCRLALAVPKSADYSGPGFLQGKNIATSYPVIVKNYLQANNIEAGIHEISGSVEIAPGIGLADAICDIVSTGSTLLGNGLKEVETVMQSEAVMIAGAGLPPEKQNILDQLLFRIDAVNTAKNNKYILLNCPNEAIEKITSVIPGMKSPTVMPLGREGWSSLHSVVNENDFWTRIGQLKTCGAEGILVIPIEKMIL; this is encoded by the coding sequence ATGAATACCAACATACGCATAGCCATACAAAAATCAGGACGGTTGCAGGAAGGCTCCATTGCCCTGCTCAAGGAAAGCGGGCTCACCCTAAGCAACGGTCATGGCCAACTCAAGGCACAGGCCCTCAATTTCCCTTTGGAAGTCCTCTTTTTAAGGGACGATGACATCCCCCAGTACATTGAAGACAAGGTGGTGGACGCAGGCATCGTGGGGGAGAACATTTTTATGGAAAAAAACAAGAAGGCCAAACTCCTCAAACGGCTGGACTTTGCAAAATGCCGGCTGGCGCTGGCCGTGCCGAAATCGGCCGACTATTCCGGGCCGGGTTTTTTGCAGGGAAAAAACATAGCGACCTCCTACCCTGTTATTGTAAAAAACTACTTGCAGGCCAACAACATAGAAGCAGGCATTCACGAAATCAGCGGATCGGTGGAAATTGCCCCCGGTATCGGGCTGGCCGATGCGATTTGCGATATCGTGAGCACGGGCAGCACGCTGCTGGGCAATGGGCTGAAGGAAGTGGAGACGGTAATGCAATCGGAAGCCGTAATGATTGCAGGGGCCGGCCTCCCGCCAGAAAAGCAAAACATCCTGGACCAGCTCCTCTTCAGGATAGATGCCGTGAACACCGCCAAAAACAACAAGTACATCCTATTGAATTGCCCCAACGAGGCCATAGAAAAAATCACCTCCGTGATACCCGGCATGAAAAGCCCCACCGTGATGCCATTGGGCCGGGAAGGTTGGTCTTCCCTGCATTCGGTGGTCAATGAAAACGATTTCTGGACAAGAATAGGCCAGTTAAAAACCTGTGGTGCGGAAGGCATCCTGGTAATACCTATTGAAAAAATGATACTGTAA
- the hisH gene encoding imidazole glycerol phosphate synthase subunit HisH, with translation MNLAIVKYNAGNTQSVSFALGRLGVSFKITDNLEEITAADKVIFPGVGEADSTMRYLKEKGLHRAIPRLEQPVLGICLGMQLMCQYSEENNTHCLGIFDVPVRRFQPVDSYKVPHTGWNNLTQTKGWLGKGPGPTFAYFVHSYYVPINRYTVAETGYIVPFSAAMQKGNFYAVQFHPERSAAVGEMVLKRFLEV, from the coding sequence ATGAATTTGGCGATCGTTAAATACAATGCTGGGAACACGCAATCGGTCTCCTTTGCCCTGGGGCGGCTGGGCGTGTCCTTTAAAATCACCGACAACCTGGAGGAGATAACGGCTGCCGACAAGGTCATTTTTCCGGGCGTGGGCGAGGCGGATTCCACCATGCGCTACCTGAAGGAAAAGGGGTTGCACCGCGCCATCCCCCGGCTGGAACAACCGGTCCTCGGAATTTGTTTGGGAATGCAGCTGATGTGCCAATATTCAGAAGAAAACAACACCCATTGCCTGGGCATTTTTGACGTGCCGGTGAGGCGGTTCCAACCAGTCGACAGTTATAAAGTACCGCATACAGGGTGGAACAACCTGACACAAACTAAGGGATGGCTTGGCAAAGGGCCCGGCCCTACCTTTGCATATTTTGTCCACAGTTACTATGTGCCCATTAACCGGTATACAGTAGCCGAAACAGGATATATTGTGCCCTTTAGTGCCGCCATGCAGAAAGGAAATTTTTATGCCGTTCAGTTTCATCCTGAAAGGTCTGCTGCGGTGGGGGAAATGGTTTTGAAAAGGTTTTTGGAAGTATAG
- a CDS encoding nitroreductase family protein, with amino-acid sequence MNKKTKTIEGYEFVEYHHESYPEDETLKRSLDFFHWMDKRRTVRDFSGKPIPKKIIDNLIRTASSAPSGAHKQPWAFCAVGDPALKAQIRKAAEEEEYESYHGRMPTEWLNDLKPLQTDWHKPFLEIAPWLIIVFKKTYDLAPGGNKKPNYYVAESVGLACGFLLAAIHHAGLVALTHTPSPMNFLTKLLQRPENERPFLLIPVGYPTPGTYVPQLKRKPLEEVATYY; translated from the coding sequence ATGAACAAGAAAACAAAAACCATCGAAGGGTATGAATTTGTGGAATACCATCACGAAAGCTATCCCGAAGATGAAACCCTAAAGCGCAGTTTGGATTTTTTCCATTGGATGGACAAAAGGCGGACCGTGCGGGATTTTTCGGGCAAGCCCATTCCCAAAAAAATCATTGACAACCTCATCCGTACTGCCTCCTCGGCACCTTCAGGGGCGCACAAGCAACCGTGGGCTTTTTGTGCGGTGGGCGACCCTGCCTTGAAGGCACAAATAAGAAAGGCGGCAGAAGAAGAAGAATATGAAAGTTACCATGGCCGTATGCCCACCGAATGGCTAAACGACCTCAAGCCCCTCCAGACCGATTGGCACAAGCCCTTCCTTGAAATTGCCCCCTGGCTTATCATCGTGTTCAAAAAAACCTACGACCTCGCCCCTGGAGGGAACAAAAAGCCAAACTATTATGTGGCGGAGTCGGTGGGGCTGGCTTGCGGTTTCCTGTTGGCCGCCATCCACCATGCCGGGCTGGTAGCGCTCACGCACACGCCCAGCCCTATGAATTTCCTTACAAAATTGCTCCAGCGGCCAGAAAACGAGCGGCCCTTCCTGCTTATACCCGTGGGCTACCCCACCCCAGGCACGTATGTGCCCCAGCTTAAAAGAAAGCCACTGGAAGAGGTGGCTACTTATTATTAA
- the hisD gene encoding histidinol dehydrogenase produces the protein MKEYINPPLSLWPTLCQRPSLELEFLEGRVKNIINRVKLSGDEALKELSVQIDKVSLGTLQVTEEELAVAETCVPPGLKQCIRVATANIAKFHKAQQEKTLYVDTMPGVRCWRKPVPIGKVGIYVPGGTAPLFSTLLMLGVPAKMAGCREIVLCTPSRPDGSIDPTILFAAREIGINQIFKVGGAQAIAAMAYGTATIPAVHKVFGPGNQYVTKAKQLVSLEGTAIDLPAGPSELLVVADKHANPAFIAADLLSQAEHGPDSQVVLVTTDTRMMEKVKKEVAKQLAALPRKDIAGQALQNSLLIALEDENDAIGFVNAYAPEHLILNMENHSELSEKVVNAGSVFLGPLTPEAVGDYASGTNHTLPTNGMARAYSGVSLASFQKSITFQQLDEKGLAGLGPVVEQMAEAEQLIAHKRAISIRLEKNGI, from the coding sequence ATGAAAGAATACATCAATCCCCCACTATCCCTTTGGCCCACCCTGTGCCAACGCCCTTCGCTGGAACTGGAATTTCTGGAAGGCCGGGTAAAAAACATTATCAACCGGGTAAAGCTATCGGGCGATGAAGCGTTGAAAGAATTGTCCGTGCAAATTGACAAAGTATCCCTGGGGACGCTCCAGGTTACGGAAGAAGAGTTGGCCGTGGCCGAAACCTGTGTGCCCCCGGGGTTGAAACAATGCATCCGGGTAGCCACGGCAAACATTGCCAAATTCCATAAGGCCCAGCAGGAAAAAACCCTTTATGTCGATACCATGCCGGGCGTGCGGTGTTGGCGCAAGCCGGTCCCAATCGGGAAAGTCGGCATCTACGTGCCGGGGGGAACCGCCCCATTATTCTCCACTCTCCTGATGTTGGGGGTCCCGGCAAAGATGGCAGGCTGTAGGGAAATTGTTTTGTGCACGCCCTCCCGGCCGGATGGCTCAATCGATCCCACCATCCTCTTTGCGGCAAGGGAAATTGGCATCAATCAAATTTTCAAGGTGGGCGGGGCACAAGCCATTGCGGCCATGGCCTACGGCACCGCCACCATCCCTGCGGTGCATAAGGTCTTCGGGCCGGGCAACCAGTACGTCACCAAAGCCAAACAGTTGGTAAGCCTGGAGGGCACCGCCATCGACTTGCCCGCTGGGCCGTCAGAGCTGCTGGTGGTGGCCGATAAGCACGCCAACCCCGCATTTATCGCTGCCGATCTATTGTCGCAGGCCGAGCATGGCCCCGACAGCCAGGTAGTGCTGGTGACCACGGACACCCGGATGATGGAAAAGGTAAAAAAGGAAGTGGCCAAGCAGCTCGCTGCCCTTCCCAGAAAGGACATAGCTGGCCAGGCGCTGCAAAACAGCTTACTGATAGCCCTGGAAGATGAAAACGATGCCATCGGTTTCGTGAACGCCTATGCCCCCGAGCACCTTATTCTGAATATGGAAAACCATAGCGAACTGTCGGAAAAGGTTGTGAATGCAGGGTCGGTGTTCCTGGGGCCACTCACCCCCGAAGCGGTGGGGGACTATGCCTCCGGCACCAACCACACCCTTCCCACCAATGGCATGGCCAGGGCCTACAGTGGTGTTTCATTGGCCAGCTTTCAAAAATCCATCACCTTCCAACAACTCGATGAAAAGGGGCTTGCCGGGTTGGGGCCGGTGGTGGAACAAATGGCCGAAGCAGAACAACTCATCGCGCACAAAAGGGCAATAAGCATAAGGTTGGAAAAAAATGGAATTTGA
- a CDS encoding ferritin yields MKKQTKPMITPTRSITKETEALLNEQIILEGQASAYYLSMASWCETQGYDTSSRFLYHHSEEERMHMLKLFKYINTAGGHALQPEMTRIKHSFKSLREVFDLTLDHEITVTKSINELVDHCFKTKDFATFNFLQWFVNEQREEETLARRAVELFELIGEEGVGLFMIDQEIGKLEAYASKVSQAG; encoded by the coding sequence ATGAAAAAGCAAACGAAGCCAATGATCACCCCTACCCGGTCCATCACCAAAGAAACGGAGGCATTGCTCAATGAGCAGATCATCCTGGAGGGCCAGGCATCTGCTTATTATCTGTCGATGGCATCGTGGTGCGAGACCCAGGGCTATGATACGTCCAGCCGGTTTCTCTATCATCATTCGGAAGAAGAAAGGATGCACATGCTCAAGCTTTTCAAGTACATCAACACGGCAGGGGGGCATGCCCTTCAACCGGAAATGACCCGGATCAAACATTCCTTTAAAAGCCTGAGGGAAGTTTTCGACCTTACCCTGGACCATGAGATTACCGTTACCAAATCAATCAACGAGTTGGTGGACCATTGCTTTAAAACCAAGGATTTTGCCACTTTCAACTTTTTGCAATGGTTTGTAAACGAACAGCGTGAAGAGGAAACGCTGGCACGCAGGGCAGTTGAATTGTTTGAGCTGATAGGTGAAGAGGGCGTGGGGCTGTTTATGATCGATCAGGAAATTGGAAAACTGGAAGCGTATGCCTCCAAAGTGTCGCAAGCGGGTTAG
- the hisF gene encoding imidazole glycerol phosphate synthase subunit HisF — translation MLAKRIIPCLDVKDGRTVKGINFEGLRDAGDPVALGAHYAQQGADELVFLDISATTEGRGTFVEMARAVAAKCTIPFTVGGGINSIKDVERLLQAGADKVSINSAAVSNPGLIDQLAKAFGSQCIVLAIDARQENGYWLVYTHGGRRPTGKELFSWAREGQLRGAGEILFTSMDHDGTKNGFAVEALKELNTMVTIPVIASGGAGTMGHFVDAFAKGGADAALAASVFHYGEIPIPTLKSHLKENHIAIRE, via the coding sequence TTGCTGGCCAAAAGGATAATCCCATGCCTTGATGTAAAGGATGGAAGGACTGTAAAAGGAATAAATTTTGAAGGGCTGCGTGATGCGGGGGACCCGGTGGCCCTGGGCGCCCACTATGCCCAACAAGGTGCTGACGAGTTGGTGTTCCTCGACATTTCGGCCACCACGGAAGGAAGGGGCACCTTTGTTGAAATGGCCAGGGCAGTGGCCGCCAAATGCACCATCCCCTTTACGGTGGGGGGCGGCATCAACTCCATCAAAGATGTGGAGCGCTTGCTGCAGGCTGGCGCGGACAAGGTTTCCATCAACTCGGCAGCGGTAAGCAACCCCGGCCTCATCGATCAACTGGCCAAGGCGTTTGGCTCGCAGTGCATAGTGCTGGCCATAGACGCCCGGCAGGAAAACGGGTACTGGCTGGTGTACACCCACGGTGGCAGGCGGCCAACGGGCAAAGAGCTGTTTTCATGGGCAAGGGAAGGCCAACTGAGGGGTGCCGGTGAAATACTTTTTACCAGCATGGACCATGACGGCACCAAAAATGGTTTTGCCGTGGAGGCTTTGAAAGAATTGAACACGATGGTGACCATCCCCGTTATTGCTTCAGGAGGGGCAGGGACAATGGGCCACTTTGTGGACGCCTTTGCAAAAGGCGGGGCAGATGCCGCACTGGCGGCCAGCGTGTTCCATTATGGCGAGATCCCCATCCCCACACTAAAATCACACTTAAAGGAAAACCACATTGCGATAAGGGAGTAA
- a CDS encoding CoA pyrophosphatase: protein MIDFGKLVHRLEDRLRGPLPGPAAHEAMRAVPVGKVVPNFVHKAPPRPGSVLILLYPDDGRIIFPLIKRPDYPGWHSGQVSFPGGKAEGGEDSVKTALREGNEEIGIDQDEVRVIGKLSDFFVVPSNFMVTPIVGYVPRKPSLIADPVEVARILHGDIASILPDTALHEKEIIAARSYQMKAPYFEVEKEVVWGATAMMLNEFRTVLKEIV from the coding sequence ATGATCGATTTCGGGAAGCTGGTACATCGCCTGGAGGATCGTCTCCGCGGGCCGTTGCCTGGCCCTGCCGCCCATGAGGCCATGCGCGCGGTCCCGGTTGGCAAGGTGGTGCCCAATTTTGTCCATAAGGCCCCGCCCCGCCCGGGAAGCGTGTTGATACTGCTTTACCCCGATGATGGCAGGATAATTTTCCCATTGATAAAAAGGCCCGACTACCCTGGGTGGCACAGCGGCCAGGTGAGTTTCCCCGGTGGCAAGGCGGAAGGGGGGGAAGACAGTGTGAAAACGGCCTTAAGGGAAGGCAACGAGGAAATAGGAATCGACCAGGACGAGGTAAGGGTGATAGGAAAACTCAGTGATTTTTTTGTTGTACCCAGCAATTTTATGGTAACGCCCATTGTGGGGTACGTGCCCCGGAAGCCTTCCCTCATTGCCGACCCTGTGGAGGTGGCCAGGATACTGCATGGGGACATAGCATCCATTTTGCCGGATACCGCCCTGCATGAAAAAGAAATTATTGCCGCCCGGTCCTACCAAATGAAAGCCCCCTATTTTGAAGTGGAGAAAGAAGTGGTATGGGGTGCCACCGCCATGATGCTCAATGAATTCAGAACAGTTTTAAAGGAAATTGTTTGA
- a CDS encoding bifunctional phosphoribosyl-AMP cyclohydrolase/phosphoribosyl-ATP diphosphatase HisIE — translation MIDLTNIKFDKNTGLVPCVVQDARSGKVLMVGYMNQEALLKTLEDKQVTFFSRSRNKLWKKGSTSGNFLNLTGIVPDCDQDCLLVKAIPTGPVCHTGADTCFGEANPAFGLRHLEAIIEDRKNNPVPASYTSKLLKEGINKIAQKVGEEAVEVVIAAKDDNQELFLNEAADLMYHYLLLLSARNASLDDVTAVLAQRHNPGKS, via the coding sequence ATGATTGATCTGACCAATATTAAGTTCGATAAAAACACAGGGCTTGTCCCTTGTGTCGTTCAGGATGCACGTTCCGGCAAAGTGCTGATGGTGGGCTATATGAACCAGGAAGCCTTGTTGAAGACCCTGGAAGACAAGCAGGTCACCTTCTTCAGCAGGAGCAGGAACAAGCTATGGAAAAAGGGCAGTACCTCCGGGAACTTCCTCAACCTCACCGGCATCGTCCCGGACTGCGACCAGGATTGTTTGCTGGTGAAAGCCATCCCTACGGGGCCCGTTTGCCACACAGGTGCGGACACCTGTTTCGGGGAGGCCAACCCTGCCTTTGGCCTTCGCCACCTCGAGGCCATCATCGAGGATAGGAAAAACAACCCGGTCCCGGCTTCCTACACCAGCAAACTGCTAAAAGAGGGGATCAACAAAATTGCCCAAAAGGTGGGCGAAGAGGCCGTGGAGGTGGTGATAGCGGCCAAAGACGACAACCAGGAACTGTTCCTCAACGAAGCGGCAGACCTGATGTACCACTACCTTCTTCTCCTGTCGGCCCGAAACGCCTCGCTGGATGACGTGACAGCGGTGCTGGCGCAACGGCACAACCCCGGCAAAAGCTGA
- a CDS encoding tetratricopeptide repeat protein, with amino-acid sequence MEKYWIILILVALGCSESKEGKLQKFLAKGNIEVKNKNYDQGISYYQEAIRIDPCFTEGLNNLGTAYYKQDKYSQALKYYQDAIQCDPDFMPAFYNRANAYYALKEYFNALNDLDRIQAARPDTAIVYFTRGLVQTKLRNFDLAKAAFEKAYGLDSTNVEFLVNLANVKYYLKDYDGAKYDLGKAIKLDSSEPNIYNTLSLVAIAQNETAEALAQVNKALQLAPSEPYFMNNRGYVYLVQNRLEEAVADIDNSLGVDPTNGWAYRNKGIYYLMKDDYPNAERLLAQANEMDPFIDKVHFYLGMAYYKNGKQSLACGQFRLSEEAGDGMLTAALIKMCQ; translated from the coding sequence ATGGAAAAATATTGGATTATTTTGATACTGGTGGCCTTGGGGTGCTCGGAAAGCAAGGAGGGGAAGCTTCAGAAGTTTTTGGCCAAGGGGAACATAGAGGTAAAGAACAAAAACTATGACCAGGGCATCTCATATTACCAGGAGGCCATCCGTATAGACCCTTGTTTTACGGAGGGGTTGAACAACCTGGGAACGGCCTATTATAAGCAGGATAAATACAGCCAGGCCCTAAAGTATTACCAGGATGCCATCCAATGCGATCCTGATTTTATGCCTGCATTTTACAACAGGGCAAATGCCTACTATGCCCTCAAGGAGTATTTCAATGCGTTGAATGACCTTGACCGCATTCAGGCGGCCCGCCCCGATACGGCCATTGTTTACTTCACACGGGGGCTGGTGCAGACCAAGCTCCGGAATTTTGACCTGGCCAAGGCGGCCTTTGAAAAAGCCTATGGGCTAGATAGTACCAATGTGGAATTTTTGGTCAACTTGGCAAATGTGAAGTATTACCTGAAAGATTATGATGGCGCCAAGTACGACCTGGGCAAGGCCATAAAGCTGGATTCCTCCGAGCCCAACATATATAATACGCTTTCGTTGGTGGCCATTGCACAAAATGAAACGGCCGAAGCGTTGGCACAGGTGAACAAAGCCCTCCAGCTGGCGCCCTCCGAGCCTTATTTTATGAACAACCGGGGCTATGTTTACCTGGTTCAAAACAGGTTGGAGGAGGCCGTGGCGGATATTGACAACAGCCTGGGCGTAGACCCTACTAATGGCTGGGCCTACCGAAACAAAGGGATTTATTACCTGATGAAGGATGACTATCCCAATGCCGAACGATTGCTTGCGCAAGCCAATGAAATGGATCCTTTTATCGATAAAGTGCATTTTTATTTGGGCATGGCTTATTACAAGAATGGAAAGCAGTCCCTTGCCTGCGGGCAGTTCAGGCTATCGGAAGAGGCCGGGGACGGGATGCTTACTGCCGCGTTGATTAAAATGTGCCAATGA
- the hisC gene encoding histidinol-phosphate transaminase, with protein MEFDINSIVRENVKRLKPYSTARDDFKGRASLYLDANENPLAMEHGRYPDPKQHDLKEALATLKQLNPGQVIPGNGSDEIIDLLIRAFCEPGIDNIIVPQPTYGMYKVYADINRVEARLPLLTASFDIDIQAIYDCVDGNSKIIFLCSPNNPSGNLLDQNKTTSLLQSFHGLVVVDEAYIDFANSDGFLPFINRFPNLVVLQTFSKAWGLAALRLGIGYGSWDVVQILDKIKPPYNINSLTQQKAMDAIDDREGILEWARILVSEREKLEKALEDFPFVQKVYPSQANFLLVKLTDARACYQFLLNKGIIVRDRSSTALCGHCLRISIGSPEGNKVLIQALKEYQNTYR; from the coding sequence ATGGAATTTGACATCAACAGCATTGTTAGGGAAAACGTCAAAAGGCTGAAGCCCTACAGCACCGCCCGTGACGACTTCAAGGGCCGTGCTTCGTTGTACCTGGACGCCAATGAAAACCCTTTGGCCATGGAGCACGGCCGGTACCCCGACCCAAAACAGCATGACCTGAAGGAAGCCCTCGCCACACTGAAGCAGTTGAACCCCGGTCAGGTTATACCTGGAAATGGAAGCGATGAAATCATTGACCTGTTGATCCGTGCGTTCTGTGAACCAGGCATAGACAACATCATCGTGCCACAGCCCACTTACGGCATGTACAAAGTGTATGCCGACATCAACCGCGTGGAAGCAAGGCTTCCGCTCCTTACGGCCAGTTTTGACATAGACATTCAGGCCATCTATGATTGTGTGGACGGGAACAGCAAGATCATTTTCCTGTGCAGCCCCAACAACCCATCGGGCAACCTGCTGGATCAAAATAAGACCACGTCCCTCCTGCAATCTTTCCACGGACTGGTGGTAGTGGACGAGGCATACATCGACTTCGCCAACAGCGATGGGTTTCTGCCGTTTATCAACCGTTTCCCCAACCTTGTCGTGCTCCAAACCTTTTCCAAGGCCTGGGGGCTTGCCGCCCTCCGGCTGGGCATTGGGTATGGATCGTGGGATGTCGTTCAAATATTGGATAAAATAAAACCGCCCTACAATATCAATTCCCTCACCCAACAAAAAGCCATGGACGCCATTGACGACCGGGAGGGCATCCTGGAATGGGCACGCATATTGGTCAGCGAAAGGGAAAAATTGGAAAAAGCCCTTGAAGACTTTCCGTTCGTTCAGAAAGTATACCCTTCGCAAGCCAATTTCCTTTTGGTAAAACTTACCGATGCCAGGGCCTGTTATCAATTCCTGTTGAACAAAGGGATCATCGTGCGCGACCGTTCCTCCACGGCGCTTTGCGGCCATTGCCTGCGCATCTCCATTGGCTCCCCGGAAGGGAACAAAGTTTTAATCCAAGCGCTGAAAGAATACCAGAATACATACAGGTGA
- the hisB gene encoding bifunctional histidinol-phosphatase/imidazoleglycerol-phosphate dehydratase HisB has translation MKKVLFIDRDGTLIAEPPDEQIDSLEKLEFMPGVITWLGKIAQRSEFELVLVSNQDGLGTPAFPEESFWPAHRKMLRTLANEGIAFSAEHIDRSFANENKASRKPGTAMLTSYFGPEYDLRNSYVIGDRATDMELAVNLGCKGILLNAAPGTELPGCQSVASWAGVYSLLVESPRKAEGKRDTNETRIRVCLNLDGSGKSKINTGIGFFDHMLEQVARHSLLDLEIEGKGDLHIDEHHLIEDTGIALGEAFSKALGPKAGLARYGFCLPMDDSLAQVALDFGGRPWLEWAVEFKREKIGRMPTEMFFHFFKSFSDTAKCNLNIKAEGKNEHHKAEAIYKAFGKAIKMAKERDFDNPTLPTTKGVL, from the coding sequence ATGAAAAAAGTGTTGTTTATAGACAGGGACGGGACATTGATTGCCGAGCCCCCGGACGAACAAATCGACAGCCTGGAAAAGCTGGAATTCATGCCCGGTGTGATCACCTGGCTGGGGAAAATCGCACAACGTTCAGAATTTGAATTAGTGTTGGTCTCCAATCAGGATGGGTTGGGGACCCCCGCCTTTCCCGAGGAATCGTTTTGGCCTGCGCATCGCAAAATGCTGCGGACGTTGGCCAACGAGGGCATAGCGTTTTCGGCCGAACATATTGACCGGTCTTTTGCAAACGAAAACAAAGCTTCCCGAAAGCCAGGCACGGCCATGCTCACTTCATATTTTGGGCCGGAATACGACTTAAGGAATTCCTATGTCATAGGCGACAGGGCCACCGACATGGAACTGGCCGTCAACCTGGGCTGCAAAGGCATACTGTTGAACGCGGCCCCCGGCACGGAATTGCCGGGGTGCCAATCCGTGGCGTCCTGGGCCGGGGTGTACAGCCTCCTGGTGGAAAGCCCCCGGAAAGCAGAGGGAAAGAGGGACACCAACGAAACACGGATACGCGTATGCCTCAACCTGGATGGCAGCGGGAAATCAAAAATCAACACGGGGATAGGCTTCTTCGACCACATGTTGGAGCAAGTGGCGCGCCATTCCCTCCTGGATTTGGAGATAGAGGGAAAAGGGGACTTGCACATTGACGAACACCACCTGATCGAAGACACAGGGATTGCCCTGGGGGAAGCTTTTTCAAAAGCCCTCGGCCCCAAGGCCGGGCTGGCCCGGTATGGGTTTTGTTTGCCCATGGACGACAGCCTGGCACAGGTGGCACTGGATTTTGGCGGAAGGCCATGGCTCGAGTGGGCGGTGGAATTCAAACGGGAAAAAATCGGAAGGATGCCGACAGAAATGTTTTTTCATTTTTTCAAGTCTTTCAGCGACACTGCAAAGTGCAACCTGAACATTAAAGCGGAAGGCAAAAACGAGCACCACAAAGCAGAGGCCATATACAAGGCCTTTGGAAAAGCCATCAAAATGGCCAAGGAAAGGGACTTTGACAACCCCACCCTGCCCACTACCAAGGGGGTGCTGTGA
- the hisA gene encoding 1-(5-phosphoribosyl)-5-[(5-phosphoribosylamino)methylideneamino]imidazole-4-carboxamide isomerase — protein MKIIPAIDLVDGKCVRLSQGDYDKKKVYRDNPVEVAKEFEAADLDHLHLVDLDGAKKGEVVNWKVIGEILNKTALHVDFGGGVKTTDDVDQLLELGINRINIGSVAVKEPEKFKGWMKEYGPENFILGADVRNENVQINGWQEGTDMNLYDLISQYEPLLKYAACTDIDTDGMLSGPNLGLYKKIKNRFPHLKVIASGGISSIEDIKQLQYIDVDAVVIGKALYEGEIKLEELKPLTL, from the coding sequence ATGAAGATTATCCCAGCAATCGACCTGGTGGACGGCAAATGCGTGCGGCTTTCCCAGGGTGATTATGACAAGAAGAAAGTTTACCGGGACAATCCGGTTGAGGTGGCCAAGGAGTTTGAGGCGGCCGACCTGGACCACCTCCACCTGGTGGACCTGGATGGCGCCAAAAAAGGCGAGGTGGTCAATTGGAAAGTAATAGGCGAAATCCTGAACAAAACTGCCCTGCATGTCGATTTTGGGGGCGGGGTAAAAACCACGGACGATGTGGACCAATTGTTGGAGTTGGGCATCAACCGGATCAACATAGGCTCGGTGGCCGTGAAGGAGCCGGAAAAATTCAAAGGCTGGATGAAAGAGTATGGCCCGGAAAATTTTATCCTGGGCGCGGACGTGCGCAATGAGAATGTTCAAATAAACGGCTGGCAGGAAGGCACGGACATGAACCTGTACGACCTCATTTCCCAGTACGAGCCATTGCTAAAATATGCGGCCTGCACCGATATTGATACGGACGGAATGCTCAGTGGCCCCAACCTGGGGTTGTACAAAAAAATAAAAAACCGCTTTCCCCACCTAAAGGTAATCGCCAGTGGAGGAATAAGCTCCATCGAAGACATCAAACAATTGCAATACATTGATGTGGATGCCGTGGTCATTGGAAAGGCCCTCTATGAAGGGGAAATAAAACTGGAAGAGCTAAAACCCCTAACCCTATAA